In the Sphingobacterium sp. PCS056 genome, GCATAGCTGTCCCAGTTGCAAGTTTTTGCATTTTAAAATAGTTTAAATTGGCAGCCTTAAAACCGTACTATTTGGACATAGGTTGGGCATTAAGGCAAACCAGGTTAAAAAAATAAAGAATGAAAATGACCTTTTACGTCTTCGTCAAGTAGTTATAATATGGTCATAAGTAATACACTCTTTGGGTTAAAGAACAAAAACCGACTTTTAAAATATTACTGTATCACGATAAAATAGCAGCGAACAATATTTGTTTTACTGAAAAAAAGATGGTACTTTTAAAGTTTCAAGTAAATAAAGTAGGCGTCCGGTCCTCTTTTTCTTGGAGCATTTAATGATGTACGAATAGAATAAAAGTCGGAAACATAATCCATCATAGTATGGGAATAAGCTAGTTTTAACCTGATTAGGACGTCATTTTTTAGGTCATTTGAGCATTCAATGATGATTTGTTGAAAAAGGCTAATAAAAATATTGGGGAAAATAAAGTAAAGAAAAATATACAGCTGAGATGATAGAAGATGCTTAGATTACAGTATATTTTTCAAAGACCGCACAAAAAGTGGCACTTACCACCAATTATGAACACGGGTAGATTATGAGTAAGAGTAGAACAATACAAGTTAAAGAATCAAAAATATCAGTTATCATTCAAAATGAAACAGATTATATCAACTTGACTGATATGACATCCTCCTTCCGAGAAGGTAGTGGACTGATAGGGAAATGGATTAGCAATAAAAACACATTAGAATATCTTGGTGTGTGGGAAAAGATAAATAACTCGAATTTTAATTACCCCGAATTCGGGGTAATTGCCCAAGAAGCTGGAACAAATAGATTCATTATGTCTGTAGGGCAATGGACAGAAAGAACACAAGCTACAGGAATGCTTGTAAAGGCTGGACGGTATGGTGGAACATTTGCACATAAAGATATCGCATTTCATTTTGCTATGTGGTTAAGTCCGGAATTTCAAATATACTTAGTCAATGAATTTCAACGTCTCAAAGACGAAGAAAACAATCGATTAAAATTAGATTGGAACTTGCAAAGAACATTGGCAAAAGTAAATTACCATATCCATACTGATGCTATTAAAGAAAATCTAATACCCAAAGAAATCACAAAACAACAGGCCGGCCTTGTATACGCCACTGAAGCGGACTTACTTAACACCGCTCTTTTTGGCACCACAGCTAAGGAATGGCGAGAAAGCAACCCAACTATAAAAGGAAATATGCGTGATGATGCAACAATAGAGCAACTAGTTGTGCTGAGCAATCTCGAAAGCATCAATGCTTTACTGATCCAACAGGGATCGTCACAAAGTGATCGACTTATTGAATTGAATAAGGTGGCAATCATGCAGATGAAATCATTAATGGAAAGTGAGGCGGTTAAGAAATTGAAGAAGAATTGAATAAGCAATTCTAAACAACCCTATTAAAACCAAATCATTTATGAAAAAATTAACATTACTCGTATTCCTTCTTTCAATGACTACAGCTGTTTTTGGACAAGAAACCGCAAACACAACTGTTAAAACAATAACCCACTAAATGAAACATCAATTTACATTACCTGCCTTCCCTGATTCTAACTTTCAAATTGAAGTGTCTTTTTGGACAGGGAAGCAAAGATTATATAAAGACGAAGTAGTCGTGGAGCGGTCCACTGAAAAGGGAAAACCTTTTTTAATACCAGATCACAATGGAGATATCGTGAAAGCATATCCAAAAGCTACA is a window encoding:
- a CDS encoding KilA-N domain-containing protein; translation: MSKSRTIQVKESKISVIIQNETDYINLTDMTSSFREGSGLIGKWISNKNTLEYLGVWEKINNSNFNYPEFGVIAQEAGTNRFIMSVGQWTERTQATGMLVKAGRYGGTFAHKDIAFHFAMWLSPEFQIYLVNEFQRLKDEENNRLKLDWNLQRTLAKVNYHIHTDAIKENLIPKEITKQQAGLVYATEADLLNTALFGTTAKEWRESNPTIKGNMRDDATIEQLVVLSNLESINALLIQQGSSQSDRLIELNKVAIMQMKSLMESEAVKKLKKN